A region of the Chloroflexota bacterium genome:
TGCCCAGGTGCGTGCCCCCCGACGGCTTCTCGCCCCAGGAGCAGGGGCGCTTCCTCGCCCAGGTGGCGCAATACATTCGGGAACGCGACCCCGACGCGGTCATCCTCATGCCCGGCATGATCGGCCTGAGCGACTACAACATCAACAACTGGTTTGCCGGGGTGATTGAGGGCGGCGGCACCGACTGGTTCGACATCGTCAACTATCACTACTACGGCCCCTGGGTGCGCTACCCCAAACTGCGCGCCAACCTGGATGCCTTCCTGCGGGCCCACGGCATCGCCGACAAGCCCGTGTGGGTCACGGAAACCGGCACCACCTCCAGCCCCACGCTGACCGAGCGCACCGATTACCCCAACAGCCCTGAAGAGCAGGCCGCCGACGTCTTCCGCCGCTTAGTGGCCGCCTGGGGCGCGGGCGACCAGGTGGCGCTCTGGCACACCTACATCGGCTCACCCGACGAGCCTGAAAACGTTTGGCGCGAATACGGCCTGCGGGAAGCCGACGGCAGCCCCAAGCCCGCCCTCTACACCTTCCGCCTGCTGACCACGGAACTGGTGCCCTTCCAAAAGGTGGAAGCCCTCCAGGTGGGCGCACGGGGCAGCAACGTCTACCGCATCACCACCCGCGCCGGCGCGGTGAAGGTTGTGGTTTGGGGGCAGGGCACGTTCACCGTGCCCGCGGGCCTGGCGCAAATGACCTCGGTCGTGCCCAACGGGGACGGCAACTTCGCCTGGCAAGCCGTCAGCCCAGGGCAGCAGATTCCCCTCAGCGATATTCCCGTGTTGTTGAAGCCGTAGGTTTTGGAGCGCGGCGACATGTCGCCGCTTTGGAAAGCGGTGCCAGGGCATCGCACTCCAAAGGCAGCACTGTCGCCCCACATGCTGCAAACGAACCTGCTATGTTCCGCCTCATACGATTTCTTGCAACGCTCCTCGTTTTCTTCGGCCTGGGGCTGGCCTTTACCGACCAGCCCGCCGCGTGGGTGCTTGGCTCGCTGGCAACAGGTCTGCTGGGGATAGTAGCAGCCTCGCTGGGAGAGGATGTCGCCACTTACCGGCGGGTGACCGCCGCAGTGGAAGCCCATGCCCGTCGCTCCGGCCTCTCTTACAACGCCGCCCAGGCTCTTGCCCGTTTCGCGCGCCCCAAAGCGCTGGCCATGCTGGCCTTCCTCGTGGTGCTGGGCATGGCCGGGCTTTCCCTGCTCTTCGCCGAGTCCCCTACCTTTGTCATCGCGATGTGGTCGGTGCTGGTAGCCGGTGCTTTTGCGGGAGTGGCGGTGTGGGCCGTGCGCCGCTTTGCCAGCGAAAAAGCCGCCTGGGAAGCCCTCGCTGCCTGCTTAGGGCTGACCTATGCCTTTGACCCCACTACCTACGTCCCCACCATGACGGGCACTTTCCGCGGCCGGGAGGTTTTTGCGGGCATCCAGCGCCGACGGTGGCGGCGCGGCTATCGCTGCTTTGGGCCACGCGACACAGACACCACCTGCATCACCATCGCTGCAGATGTGCCCTCGCTCCCGGCCATGACCATCGTGCGCGGGCAGAAGCGCCTGCCGCCCTCCCTGGCCGCCGCGCTGGAAACCCGCCCCGACCTGCTAACCCGCCTGAAAGCTGCCCTGCCCTACCTCTGGCTGACGAGCGACGACACGGCGCTCAAACTTCAGTGGACAGGTGTGGTGCAGGATTGCGCCACTTTGCACTTCCTCTTGACCTTGGCCTGTGATTTGGCTGCTTTTCTGGAAAGCCGTCATTAAGCAGGGGTAGGGGCGCAGCGGCGCTGTGCCCCTACTATTGTCTCGGCAATGGCTCAGATCTCCCCTCCCCCCACGGAGCCTCGCTACCGCTCGGCTCCTTGCCCCCTTCCCCTCTTACTAAGAGGGGAAGAGGGCAGCCCTGGCAGCGCACCGCTGCCAGGGCGGGGGTTGGGGAGATCAAGCAGCGAAGCCTTCACCCCTCCCTCGGATGCCGCCGGGCGGCAGGCCGACCACGAGCACGCCGCGCACGCTGCCACAACACCCACAGGTTCGACAACCCACCCATCTAAACCCCCGGAGGTGAACCATGAAACGCTTTCCCTGGCTTTTCCTCTTGCTGGCCACCTTGCTGCTGACGGTCATGGCCTGTTCCCTGCCCGGCCTGAGCAGTAGCCCCGCTGCCACACCCCCGCCCCGCCGCCCCGGCCAGCCTCCCGCGGGCACGCCCCCGCCCCAGCGCCCGCCGCGGCGCGCCCAGGGCACCTTCCAGGTGCAACCGCCCCAGGAAGAGGCCCCCGCCGCCCAGGGCGAAATCATGGTAGGCGCCATTGACGCCCACATCCTGCTCAACCGCGATCCCGGCTTCGGCTCCTGCGGCATTGCCCCCTGGAAGAGTTCCCACTGCACCAACGGTGCCAACTGGTGGGGCATGCGCTTAGAAGCCGCCAGCATCAACCTGGTGCTCATCATCCCCGATGGCGAAAACCGCTGGGTGTTGACCAACAACCCCGATGTGCTCACCGCCCACGGCTACAACCCCGACGACTTCAAGCCCAACGGCTACTACCAGGACGCCGCCATCACCGACTACGCCGGTGATGACGAATGCCACGCTGAAATTCGGGGGAATAAGTTTGCTGCGCTCCCCATGGCGACCTACGAAAACGGCCAGTTCGTCATCACCTTCTCGTTTGACACGACGCCGCAGGAGCAGATGACCGGCGCGTGTGGCCGGGCCGACTTCTCCTGGGAACTGAGCAACCTGCTCTACGGCTGGGGCGCGGCCATTTCCGGCGACCCGACCGATTACACCACCACCCTCACCGAGGCCGATAACGCCGGCCCGGGCGCTTACCGCCACACCTTTAAGGTGGATACCAACCCTTCACCGGAAAACCGCGACCATGTGGAAGTTATGGTAGAGGTGGTCTGCTTCAAACCCGTGCCCGACCAGGGGCCCGGGGCCTACAACCAGACGCCCTGTCCGTGGCAGCGGTGAGGATGCACAACATTCCAACAAACAGGCGACGGCTGCATCGTCGCCTGTTTGTGTTTGGGAATGTTATAATCGTGGCACCTCGTTTTGCAAAAGGCCTTTCCATGCCCAAAAGCACGCCTTCATCCAAAGAGCCATTGGCTCCATATCTCCCTGCAATCACTAAGAGGACACTTTCACCGGTGCCACCGCCGTTGAAGTGGGCCGGGGGAAAAGCGGCTTTGCTCCCGCAAATGCGAGAGCATTTTCCCGCGGTGTTTGGGCGTTACCATGAGCCGTTTCTCGGGGGAGGAGCTGTATTTTTTTACCTATCCCCGCAGCGTGGCGTTAAGGCTTTTCTCTCTGATCTCAACGAAGAACTCATCAATTTTTACATTGTGCTTCGCGATCAAGTGGATGATTTACTCAAGGAAGTGCAGGCATTGCACGGAACTTACCTCCGTCTTGGCGAAGCAGAACGCGAGAAATTGTATTACGAATGGCGCAACGCCGACCGCAGCCCGGAATTCAAAAAATGGTCCCCCTTGCGGCGGGCAGTTAGGTTTTATTTCCTCAACAAAACCGCCTTCAACGGTCTTTATCGCATCAACCGGCAAGGCTTGTTCAATGTACCGTGGGGTGGATACAAACGCCCCGCGCTTTACCGCCCACAATTGTTGCGCGATGCCGCGGCCGTTTTGCAAAGGTTTGCCGTTTTTCTGAAAGCTACATCGTTTGAAATTGTGTTGGACAACGCCCAAAGCGGCGATTTTGTCTATTTTGACCCTCCCTATGCGCCTGTATCAGCGACGGCATCCTTCACCACCTACACTTCAGGCGGTTTTGGAGAGGCAGAACAACGGCATCTGGCGAGCGTATGCCGCGAGTTAGACCGCCGCGGCGTCATGTTTTTGCTTTCCAACAGCGATTTGCCGTGGGTGCGAGCGCTCTACACGGGCTTTGCTGTATTCACCGTGCAGGCTCGCCGCAATATCAACAGCAAAGGCGACAAACGGGGCCCGGTCAATGAAATTCTCGTGCGCAATTACTGAAACAGGAGCATCGCAATGACCCAACGCGACAAAGCATGGGAAGCCATTTTTGAGGGGGAGCACATTCCACAAACGCTGGAGAAGCAAGGCTGGGCAACGATCACGACAGAGGTCATCCGCAAAAAGTATCACAAAGAACCACGGCTTTTAGCAAAAACCGATGCCTATGAGGCGCTTCCCGAAGTGTTCCGCAAAAACGACGCGGCGCTGCTTTCGCTGACTAATGAAGAGTATGCCATCCTCCGCTTAGGGAACAAAGGCAAACCTCTTTTTCCGAAACTGCCGCCTGTGATTGGCAGGCCGACGCATATACACATTGAAAATTGCGCTCGGCGTATCGTGACCCTGCCGTGGGAGGAACATTTCACCAGCGAGTCTCAAGCCATTGATGCCGCACTGGCGGCACACATTTTACAGAATTTTGTGGGCGACGAAAGACTTGTGCTCACTATACGGGGGCGAAGGTGGTTTCAGAAATCCTTGCCTCTGCGTTTCTCACTCAAAGGCAGGGTGACCGAGTTTCCTTTGAAAGCGCACGGTTTCCAAATAGAGGTGGACGGGGGCTACGAGTCTCCCCGCCATGTGTACCTTCTGGAAGCCAAAAACAAAGCCCACAAAACTTTCAACTTGCGACAGGTAATGTTTCCCTACCTATTTTGGAAAGATTATCTACGCGGGCGAAATACCACTAAAACCGTCCGTCCCATTTACATGGTTTACACCGCGCACAATTATTTTCTCTACGAATTCACCGTAGAAAAAGAGGATGTGCTCAACTCGCTTTATGTTGTGCGCGCAGGATGGTATGTGCTTGGTGCACCGCCGCTAACCTTAGCCTACATTAGAGAAATAGTGCAAACTCACACACCGGCAAATGTTCGGAATGTTCCGTTTCCTCAGGCCGACTCGTTCCTGCGGCTGTACGATATTTTGGAGGAAATCAAACGCAAAGGTGCGCTCACTGCAAACGAGATTGCCGAACACCAAGAGTTTACCCTGCGTCAGGGAAACTATTATGCCTCGGCAGCGCGATGGCTTGGCTGGCTGGGAAAACGGGGAAACGCTTTCGTAATCAGCAAGGATGGCAAGAGGCTTTTGGCCTCTGCCCTCAACGAAAGGCCAAGGCTGATTTTGCAACGGCTGGCACAGCGCCCGGTTTTCCACGAGGCGCTGCAGTGGTGGGCAACCACTGCCAAATTGCCCACAAAGGGGCAAATTGAACAATGGATTGTTCAAGCCATTGAGAGCAAGCAGATCAAAGCGCTCTCCCAAAGCACCATTCCGCGTCGGGCGAGCACCGTCGCCGGATGGCTCCAAATCCTTGCCGCGTGGGTGCGAACACCATGAAAACCCACTGGCACATCGCTCCCCCAGCCCCGCCGGAGGCCGAAGAAGCCCTGCGCCGCTTTCCGCCCATTTTGCGGCAGGTGCTCTATCAGCGCGGCTTCCGCACTTACGACGACGCGCGCGCCTTCCTGGAAGCCCGCCCTCCCGAAGGCACGCAAAACCCCTTCGCCATCCGCGACATGGACGCTACCGTAGACCGCCTCGCGGCCGCGGTGCGGCGCGGCGAGCCCATCGCGGTTTACGGCGATTACGACGTGGATGGCGTCACCGCCACCGCCCTGCTCACCCAGACCCTGCGCCGCCTCGGCGCCACCGTCCGCCCCTACATCCCCAACCGCTTCGATGAGGGCTATGGGCTGAACTTCGGGGCCTTAGACACCCTGCACGCGGAGGGCGTGCGGGTGGTGGTCACAGTGGATTGCGGCATCCGGTCGGTGGCCGAGGCGGAGCACGCCCGCGACCTCGGCCTTGACCTCATCGTCAGCGACCACCATATCCCCGGCGAGGAGCTGCCGCCTGCCCTCGCGGTGGTCAACCCCAAACGCGCTGACGACACCTACCCCGAAAAATTCCTCGCGGGCGTGGGGCTGGCCTACAAAATCGCGCAGGCCCTCTACCTGCGCCTGCGCCCGCGGGAAGCCGAAACCGTGCGCGACGCGCTGGATTTGGTCGCCTTGGGCAGCGTGGCCGACCTCGCGCCCCTGAAAGGCGAAAACCGCTACCTCGTGCGCGAAGGCCTGCACCGCCTGCGCCAGCCTCGCCGCCAGGGGCTGTTTTCCCTCATTCAGGTTTCGGGGCTGAAGCCCGAGCGCCTCACCGCCACCCACATCGGCTTCATGCTCGGGCCGCGGCTCAACGCCGCTGGACGTCTTGAATCGGCCCTTGCCGCGCTGGAACTGCTGCTCACCGACGACTACATGGAAGCCGGCCGCCTCGCCATGCAACTGGATGCCCAAAACCGCGAGCGCCAGCGCCAGACCCGCGAAGTGCAGGAAAAAGCCCAGGAACTCGCTATCCGTGACGGCGAGGTGCCCCTGCTGCTCTTTGCCGCGCATCCTGATTTCAACCCGGGCGTGGTCGGCCTGGCGGCTTCTCGCTTAGTGGAACGCTACTACCGCCCGGCCATCGTAGGCCAGCGCGGCGAAGAATTTACCCGCGCCTCGTGCCGCAGCATTCCCGAATTCCACATCACCCACGCGCTGGAAGCCTGCGGCCACCTGCTGGAGCACTACGGCGGTCACGCCGCGGCGGCAGGCTTCACCGTGCGCAACGACCGCCTGCCCGCGCTGCTGGAATGCCTGCATGCCCAGGCCGAGGCCGCGCTCGGCGGGCTGGACTTGCGCCCCACCCTGCGCGCCGACGCCGAGGTGCGCCTGCGCGAGCTCAATGCCCAGGTGCTCACCGATTTCCGCTGGCTGGAGCCCACGGGCTATGGCAACCCGCGGCCGCGCTTCGTGGCGCGCGGGGTGAAAGTGCACAGCGCCCGCACCGTGGGCAAGGAAGGCCAGCACCTCAAACTCATTCTGGAAGACGGCGGCACGCGGCACGAAGCCATCGCCTTCCGGCAGGGGGAATGGGCGGAAAAGATGCCGCCCGCGGTGGATATTTTGTTCACCTACGAATGGAACGAATACAACGGCCAGCGTCGCCCCCAGTTGAACATCAAAGACCTGCGCCCGGCGGAGTGAGTGGCCTTCTCGTGTGGTGCCCGGCTGTCCGGGAAGGCTGAGCGGAAGCGTTGTAAGGCGCTGAAGCCGACGGGCGAAATGCTATGAGCAGGTGGCGCCTTATTTCCCCTTGCGTTGTTTCTGTGCCAAAATGCGGTCGTACACGTCGCTGCGCTTCCAGCCGCTGGCGGCGGCCAGGCGGCGCGCCAGCGCGGAGGGGCTTTCCCTTGCTTTCAGACCGGCGGCAATGGCGGCGTCAAGGGCTTCTTCCCCCCATGTTTGGGAAGCCGTAGCGGCCCCGCCCACCACGAGCACGAACTCCCCTCGCGGGGGATGCACGGCAAAATGGGACTGCGCCTCGGCCGCGGTGCCGCGCAGGAAGTCCTCGTGCTGTTTGGTGAGTTCCCGCGCCACGGTCAGCGGGCGCTGGGGGCCGAGCACGGCGGCCAGGTCGTCCAGCGCGGCTTGCAGGCGTTGGGGTGTTTCCAGAAAAATCAGGGTGTAGGGAAGATCGGCCACACTTTGCAGGAAAGCGCGACGGGCTGCACTTTTGCGCGGCAGGTAACCCAGGTAAAGGAATGCCTCGGTGGGCAGGCCGGAAGCCACCAGCGCGGCCAGTGGCGCACTGGGGCCGGGTATCGGCATTACCCGATGGCCTGACTTGAGCGCGGCTTGCACTAAGGCCGCGCCGGGGTCGTTGATGAGGGGCGTGCCGGCGTCGGAAACCAGCGCGACATCGCCTTGCGCCAGGGCTTCCAGCAAGCGGCGCTCGCGGCGGCGCTGGTTGTGTTCGTGGTAACTGATGAGGGGGGTATGGATGTCGTAATGGTTGAGGAGTTTCTGCGTGCGGCGGGTGTCTTCCGCAGCAATGAGCGTCACCTCGCGCAGCACCCGCAGCGCCCGCAAGGTAATGTCTTCCAGATTGCCGATAGGCGTGGAAACCAGGTAAAGGGTGGGCATGGGCACCTTCGGCGTTCAGGCGCGGAAATAGCCCCGCCGCAGCGGGCGCACGTCTTCCACAGTGATGAAGGCCTTGGGGTCAAATTCGGTGACCAGGCGGCGCACTTCTGGCACGCGTTTGCGCGGCACGGTCAGGTTGAGGACGTCGACCGTGCCGTCGCGTCCCCGCCCGGCCACCTCGGTCACGGCAAAACCGGCCTCGCGCAGCCGCTCGGCCAGCACCGTGCCCCGGCCTGGGCTGATGACCCGCATGTGGCTGTATCCCATCGCGAGGCGCTCTTCCAGCCACATGCCCACCACCGTGCCGGTGGCAAAACCGGCGGCGTAGCCCAGCATGTTCCAGACGTTGTTGAGGTTGGCGAAAATCTGCCGGATGGCGAGTACAAACACCAGGGCCTGGAAGAAGCCCAGCACCCAGGCAAACAGCCGTTGGCCGCGGATAATCGCCAGCATTCGCACCGTAGCGATAGACACATCTACCACGCGTAAAGCAAAGATGAACGCCGCCGAAGCCAGGGCAGCCCAGGTCAATGGCTGAATGCTCATGAACGCCCTCCAATGCTGGCCCGCCAGATGCCTCGCCGCATCGGGCGCACCACTTCTGAGGTCACAAAGGCATCCGGGTCTGTGGTTTCCACGATTTCCAGCACCTTGGGTACCTGCCGTTGTACCACACCGCAGTTGATGAAATCCACCGTGCCGTCTCGGCCCGAGGCGGGCACTTCGGTGAATGCAAAACCGGCCTCGCGCAGCCGCTCGGCGATGGCTGCCCCCCGCCGCGGGCTGATGATGCGCAAATGCACATACCCCAGGCCGAGTTTGCGTTCCACCATGATGCCCGCAACGCCGCCGGTGGCATACCCCAACGCGTAACCGGCAATCACCAGCGGGTGCATGGTCCCCGCCACCACCCACGTCAGGGCTACCACGAACAGGAAGGCCTGTGCAAAGGCTGCCAGCCATGCCCACAGCTTGTGCCCGCGCATCACCAGCAGCGTGCGCAGGGTGTCCAGCGTAATCCCTGCCAGCCGCATGACGAAAATGAGCAGTGCGGCAATCACGGGGGAAGTGGTTGGCGCCATGGCGGGTTTCCTTATCTCTTTGAGACCGGGGTTAGATCTCTTCGCCTTTGGCTCTGCGGCGGGCGATTTGCCGGCGGGCACGCGCGATGAGCCAGTCCATGATCTTGTAAGTGCCGCAGCCCAGGAAGTGGCTGGCCTTCCACATCCATTTCGGGTCGCTGCCGGGCAAAATGGCATATTTGCCGCGCGCCACGCCTTTGAGGGTTTCGGTGGCGACCTGGTCGGCGGTCAGCAGCCCGCCGGTTTCGGCCAGAATTTTGGTTTCCGGTGGCTTGAGCGGCATTTCGTAGTGCAGTTGAGGCGTATCGGTGTCGGGGGGGAAGACGACGTGCACCGAGATGCCTTCCGGCTTGAGTTCGGCGCGCAACGTGTCGGAAAAACCCCACACCGCGAATTTCGAAGCGCCGTAGGCCGAATAGCCAAAAACGCCCAAAAAGCCCGCCACCGACGAAAGATTGATGATGTGGCCGCTGTGCCTGGCCCGCATAGGCTCGATGAAGGCCTTGCAAACGTGCACGGTGCCGTAGTAATTGATTTCCATCATTTCGTGGAACACCTCAACGGGCAGTTCCCAAAAATAGCCGGGGCGGGTCACGCCGGCAGAGTTGATCAGCCAGTCGGGCGTGCCCATGTCTTCCTGCACCTGGGCGGCCATGGCTTCCACCGCGGCAAAATCGGCGACGTCGCAAGGGTACATGCGGTGCCCTTCGCCCGGCAACGATGCCAGCGCGGCTTCCAGTTTCCCGCGCCGGCGGGCGACCAGCGCGACGCGCGCGCCTTCCGCCGCCACTTGCCGTGCCAATGCCAGCCCAATGCCGCTGGAGCCCCCCGTAATCAACACAATTTTGCCTTTCAACGATGTTTTCATCGCTCACCTCGCTACGCCTGGAGGCGCGAATGGAGTACAATAAACGTATCGCTATTCTATCACTCCTCAGGAGTCAACACCATGCGCTGGAAAATCCTTCTCACTGACGGACTGAAGGCCGAGGGGCAGGCGATTTTGAGCCGCGAGGCCGAAGTTGCCGACCGCAATGGCATCAGCGCCGAGGAACTGCAGGAAACGATCGGCGAGTATGATGCCGTCATTGTGCGCAGCCGTACCAAAATTACCGCTGCTGTGCTGGAGGCCGCCGCTAACCTGAAAGTGGTGGGGCGCGCCGGCGTGGGGGTCGATAACATTGACCTGGAAGCCGCCAAGGCCCGCGGCGTGACGGTGGTCAACGCCCCGCAAGCCTCGACCAACGCGGTGGCCGAACTGGCGTTGGGCATGATGTTTGCCCTGGCGCGCCGCCTTGCTGAGGCCGATGCCAGCATGAAGCGCGGCGAGTGGCGTAAAAAGCAACTGACCGGCACGGAACTCCACGGCAAAACCCTGGGTGTGGTGGGCATGGGCCGCATCGGCAGCCGGGTGGGAGAACTGGCTAAAGCCATCGGTATGTCGGTCATCGGCTACGACCCGCTCATCCCTGCCGAAGAAATTGCCCGCCGTGGTGCGGAACCCATCGCCGAACTGGACGACCTTTACGCTCAGGCCGACGTCATTACCCTGCACGTGCCGCTCACACCCCAGACGCGCGGCATGGTGAACGCGGAAGCCTTTGCCAAGATGAAGCAGGGCGCGTTGATCATCTGTGCGGCGCGGGGCGGCGTCATTGACGAAACCGCGCTCTACGAAGCCCTGGAAAGCGGGCATATTGGCGGCGCGGGGCTGGACGTCTACGCCACCGAGCCGCCGGGCGCTTCTCCGCTGGTTTCCCACCCGCGGGTGGTTGCCACGCCCCACATTGGCGCGCAGACCAAAGAAGCCCAAACGCGCGTCGCGGTGGATATTGCTACCGAAGTGCTGGCCGCGCTGAAGGGCGAAGACCTTCGCTGGCGGGTTGTGTAACCGCTCATGGCTGGTCAAATCCTTCTCGGCCCCCTGGTGGGTGGGCTGAGCCACAGCAGTGTGAACCTGTGGGCCCGCGCCGATGGCCCCGGCATGTTGCACGCCTGGGTTGGGCAGAAGCCTGACCTGAGTGACGCGCGGCACGTCGGCGCGGCCTTGCTGGTGGCCGCCTCG
Encoded here:
- a CDS encoding DUF2179 domain-containing protein, which codes for MAGSLCTGLPVRGSPDVGGGGDHAPAGDCRLRVGVCHRRRCGHHGGTQTRPGVCAFAHHQPAAGGSHRRAAARGRFCIHRSARLGPRRHGGFHQLRCGTTAGTQGAGNRGNHRPGCLCDLRSGAPDAARHLAGQHWRAFMSIQPLTWAALASAAFIFALRVVDVSIATVRMLAIIRGQRLFAWVLGFFQALVFVLAIRQIFANLNNVWNMLGYAAGFATGTVVGMWLEERLAMGYSHMRVISPGRGTVLAERLREAGFAVTEVAGRGRDGTVDVLNLTVPRKRVPEVRRLVTEFDPKAFITVEDVRPLRRGYFRA
- a CDS encoding DNA adenine methylase; translation: MPKSTPSSKEPLAPYLPAITKRTLSPVPPPLKWAGGKAALLPQMREHFPAVFGRYHEPFLGGGAVFFYLSPQRGVKAFLSDLNEELINFYIVLRDQVDDLLKEVQALHGTYLRLGEAEREKLYYEWRNADRSPEFKKWSPLRRAVRFYFLNKTAFNGLYRINRQGLFNVPWGGYKRPALYRPQLLRDAAAVLQRFAVFLKATSFEIVLDNAQSGDFVYFDPPYAPVSATASFTTYTSGGFGEAEQRHLASVCRELDRRGVMFLLSNSDLPWVRALYTGFAVFTVQARRNINSKGDKRGPVNEILVRNY
- a CDS encoding SDR family NAD(P)-dependent oxidoreductase; this translates as MKTSLKGKIVLITGGSSGIGLALARQVAAEGARVALVARRRGKLEAALASLPGEGHRMYPCDVADFAAVEAMAAQVQEDMGTPDWLINSAGVTRPGYFWELPVEVFHEMMEINYYGTVHVCKAFIEPMRARHSGHIINLSSVAGFLGVFGYSAYGASKFAVWGFSDTLRAELKPEGISVHVVFPPDTDTPQLHYEMPLKPPETKILAETGGLLTADQVATETLKGVARGKYAILPGSDPKWMWKASHFLGCGTYKIMDWLIARARRQIARRRAKGEEI
- the rsmI gene encoding 16S rRNA (cytidine(1402)-2'-O)-methyltransferase, with protein sequence MPTLYLVSTPIGNLEDITLRALRVLREVTLIAAEDTRRTQKLLNHYDIHTPLISYHEHNQRRRERRLLEALAQGDVALVSDAGTPLINDPGAALVQAALKSGHRVMPIPGPSAPLAALVASGLPTEAFLYLGYLPRKSAARRAFLQSVADLPYTLIFLETPQRLQAALDDLAAVLGPQRPLTVARELTKQHEDFLRGTAAEAQSHFAVHPPRGEFVLVVGGAATASQTWGEEALDAAIAAGLKARESPSALARRLAAASGWKRSDVYDRILAQKQRKGK
- the recJ gene encoding single-stranded-DNA-specific exonuclease RecJ → MAPNPCRVGANTMKTHWHIAPPAPPEAEEALRRFPPILRQVLYQRGFRTYDDARAFLEARPPEGTQNPFAIRDMDATVDRLAAAVRRGEPIAVYGDYDVDGVTATALLTQTLRRLGATVRPYIPNRFDEGYGLNFGALDTLHAEGVRVVVTVDCGIRSVAEAEHARDLGLDLIVSDHHIPGEELPPALAVVNPKRADDTYPEKFLAGVGLAYKIAQALYLRLRPREAETVRDALDLVALGSVADLAPLKGENRYLVREGLHRLRQPRRQGLFSLIQVSGLKPERLTATHIGFMLGPRLNAAGRLESALAALELLLTDDYMEAGRLAMQLDAQNRERQRQTREVQEKAQELAIRDGEVPLLLFAAHPDFNPGVVGLAASRLVERYYRPAIVGQRGEEFTRASCRSIPEFHITHALEACGHLLEHYGGHAAAAGFTVRNDRLPALLECLHAQAEAALGGLDLRPTLRADAEVRLRELNAQVLTDFRWLEPTGYGNPRPRFVARGVKVHSARTVGKEGQHLKLILEDGGTRHEAIAFRQGEWAEKMPPAVDILFTYEWNEYNGQRRPQLNIKDLRPAE